The Exiguobacterium mexicanum genome includes a window with the following:
- a CDS encoding YhzD family protein, giving the protein MEQYTITAFENDGTVVLNDSFTAASDDEAKSKGLAMLEEAGHLHKGARIAHRGQLIYFERCKLPGKLKGTAS; this is encoded by the coding sequence ATGGAACAGTATACGATCACGGCGTTCGAGAACGACGGCACGGTCGTCTTGAACGATTCATTTACCGCGGCAAGCGATGACGAGGCGAAATCGAAAGGCCTCGCGATGCTCGAGGAAGCCGGGCACCTCCATAAAGGGGCCCGCATCGCACATCGCGGCCAACTCATCTACTTCGAGCGCTGTAAACTGCCAGGAAAACTGAAAGGCACGGCCTCATAA
- a CDS encoding SLC13 family permease: MVTLVILAVMIIGFIGGWLRADLVALIGLLLLVLTNQLTPVEAMAGFSNSVVLMIAGLFIVGAGLFHTGLAERLGAALIPYAKGSEVRLFLVLMVTVTFLSSLMSNTGTVALLIPVVLAMSRQMGTSPAKLLMPLAFFSSIGGTMTLIGTPPNLVAAETLRGAGETLGFFALLPIGLVVAVVGLLYFYVVGNRLLGAGDVRSSAAHPLMIPQVAVYALSITKGHRLVGQTLSDVKWSRDGLVVVGEHRKGVVHRFITARADTVLTEGRVLVSGDETDVHRIARQEGLVVEPVNVKDVYGKESGVAVFTIPTDSPLVGRCLSESRLRNEYRLNVLQVVRPNEEIAITRLKDVPLERGDMLVAQGEWTDLERVGNETHLLLANEHVTEVANRAVSERHQLAAGLIMLGMVTLLVFEWVDPTVAVWLAALAMVLTGAVRQMDVAYQSIQWSSLLLIAAMIPVGQALDNAGIMAWLVTWISESFGQSGPVWVLVALFVATMVLSQIISNTATAVLFAPLALSLASALQVSPVPLVVAVAIAASLAFMTPFGSPTNAMVFGIGGYRFFDFVKVGLPLQVVTAVIAIFTILFIFPF, translated from the coding sequence ATGGTCACCTTGGTGATTTTAGCCGTCATGATCATCGGTTTTATCGGAGGTTGGCTCCGGGCCGACTTGGTCGCGCTGATTGGTCTCCTCTTGCTCGTTTTGACAAATCAACTGACACCGGTCGAAGCGATGGCCGGTTTTTCGAATTCGGTCGTGCTCATGATCGCCGGACTGTTCATTGTCGGTGCCGGGTTGTTTCACACCGGACTCGCCGAACGGTTAGGGGCCGCTCTCATCCCGTACGCGAAAGGGAGTGAAGTACGTCTCTTTCTCGTCCTCATGGTCACCGTGACGTTTCTGTCGAGCCTGATGTCGAACACGGGAACGGTCGCTTTGTTGATTCCGGTCGTGCTCGCCATGTCAAGGCAGATGGGTACGAGCCCGGCGAAATTGCTCATGCCGCTCGCCTTTTTCTCAAGCATCGGTGGGACGATGACACTTATCGGAACGCCACCGAACTTAGTCGCCGCGGAGACGCTCCGAGGGGCGGGGGAAACGCTTGGATTTTTTGCGCTCTTGCCGATCGGTCTCGTCGTGGCTGTGGTCGGACTGTTATATTTCTATGTCGTTGGGAACCGTCTGCTCGGGGCGGGGGATGTCCGTTCGTCGGCGGCTCATCCGTTGATGATACCGCAAGTAGCCGTCTATGCGCTGTCCATCACGAAAGGACACCGCCTCGTCGGTCAGACGCTTAGTGACGTCAAGTGGTCACGAGACGGCCTGGTCGTCGTCGGCGAACACCGAAAAGGAGTGGTCCATCGGTTTATCACGGCCCGAGCCGACACGGTGCTTACGGAAGGGCGTGTCCTCGTCAGTGGTGATGAGACGGATGTCCACCGCATCGCCCGACAAGAAGGATTGGTCGTCGAGCCGGTTAACGTCAAAGATGTGTACGGCAAAGAGTCGGGCGTCGCCGTTTTCACGATTCCGACCGACAGCCCGCTCGTCGGCCGCTGTTTGTCCGAGAGCCGGTTGCGCAATGAGTATCGATTGAACGTGCTTCAAGTCGTACGCCCGAACGAGGAAATCGCCATCACCCGATTGAAAGATGTGCCACTCGAACGAGGTGACATGCTTGTCGCCCAAGGGGAGTGGACCGACTTAGAGCGGGTCGGAAACGAGACACACCTCTTGCTTGCCAATGAGCATGTGACCGAAGTGGCCAATCGAGCCGTATCCGAACGTCATCAACTAGCAGCGGGATTGATCATGCTCGGAATGGTCACGCTCCTCGTGTTCGAGTGGGTCGACCCGACGGTAGCGGTATGGCTCGCGGCGCTCGCCATGGTGCTCACCGGAGCCGTCCGCCAAATGGACGTCGCGTATCAATCGATTCAATGGTCCTCGCTTCTTTTGATCGCAGCGATGATCCCGGTCGGCCAAGCGCTCGACAATGCTGGGATCATGGCGTGGCTCGTCACATGGATCAGTGAGTCGTTCGGGCAGTCTGGTCCGGTCTGGGTGCTCGTTGCGCTCTTCGTCGCGACGATGGTGCTGAGTCAAATCATCTCGAACACGGCGACGGCCGTCTTATTCGCTCCGCTCGCACTGTCGCTCGCCTCGGCACTCCAAGTCAGTCCCGTCCCGCTCGTCGTCGCCGTCGCCATCGCGGCCTCGCTCGCGTTCATGACACCATTCGGGTCACCGACGAACGCGATGGTGTTCGGCATCGGCGGCTACCGTTTCTTCGATTTCGTCAAAGTCGGCTTGCCGCTTCAGGTCGTGACAGCGGTCATCGCCATCTTCACGATTTTGTTCATCTTTCCGTTTTGA
- a CDS encoding YlbF family regulator: MSQSNLYDHAYQLEKALRDSEEFTNLSSLYDRVNADAEANQLFADFRDIQMTLQQKQMEGEEISEQEMMDAQTKMMGVQQNELIMELMQEEQRMHQLVTEVTKIIMKPLEELYAPMVNDNEVQ; this comes from the coding sequence ATGTCACAATCAAACTTGTACGATCATGCTTACCAATTGGAAAAAGCACTTCGCGATTCTGAGGAGTTCACAAATCTCTCTTCACTATACGACCGTGTCAATGCGGATGCAGAAGCGAACCAGTTATTCGCTGACTTCCGTGATATCCAAATGACGCTTCAACAGAAGCAAATGGAAGGCGAAGAAATCTCTGAACAAGAGATGATGGATGCGCAGACAAAAATGATGGGCGTTCAACAAAACGAATTGATCATGGAGCTCATGCAAGAAGAGCAACGCATGCATCAACTGGTCACAGAAGTGACGAAAATTATCATGAAGCCACTTGAAGAGCTCTACGCTCCGATGGTGAATGATAACGAAGTTCAATAA
- a CDS encoding DUF445 domain-containing protein, translating to MIAIGATIGGVTNFLAIKMLFRPHHPKYIGKMRVPFTPGLIPKRRDELATSLGKTVVKHLLTPEGMRKRLLDEQVGSHITHFVQGEVRTMLRSDKTIRSLIEPLYPDAETRVLGKADTKLRQELRLVLADVKSRQLYELLGEDGMDRVRGIIPEIVDALLVKSEEYFYSAEGEAQLRHMVDSFVQRRLGFIAGFVQNLNFVEMIRPEIINILRGGSTRSGMATMITREFERFSERSVDTLLDDRLEERLIDGVTTEVVSRLPVGELLDRTVHSYTRDVEDRVIEELVPNGVRLVITRFTDQMETVMDRLKIDQIVQEQVSSLDTSYLEEIVLSISKREFRAITWLGALLGGMIGLIQGLIAIV from the coding sequence ATGATCGCCATCGGGGCGACAATCGGGGGAGTCACGAACTTTCTCGCTATCAAAATGTTGTTTCGGCCCCATCATCCTAAATACATCGGGAAGATGAGAGTTCCGTTCACCCCAGGGTTGATCCCGAAACGTCGCGACGAATTGGCAACGAGCCTCGGGAAGACGGTCGTCAAGCACTTGTTGACGCCTGAAGGGATGCGTAAGCGCCTGCTCGATGAACAAGTCGGTAGTCATATTACCCACTTCGTGCAAGGTGAGGTTCGGACGATGCTTCGTTCAGACAAGACGATTCGTTCGCTCATCGAACCGCTCTATCCCGATGCGGAGACACGTGTGTTGGGAAAAGCGGATACGAAGCTCCGTCAAGAGCTCCGACTTGTCCTTGCGGATGTGAAGTCGCGTCAACTATATGAGCTTCTCGGTGAAGACGGGATGGACCGTGTCCGCGGCATCATCCCCGAAATCGTGGACGCCCTGCTCGTCAAGTCAGAAGAATACTTTTATTCGGCTGAAGGCGAGGCGCAACTTCGGCACATGGTCGACTCGTTCGTCCAACGTCGGCTTGGTTTCATCGCCGGGTTCGTTCAAAACTTGAATTTCGTCGAAATGATTCGTCCGGAGATTATCAATATCTTGCGAGGTGGCTCGACTCGGTCTGGCATGGCGACGATGATCACGCGCGAATTCGAGCGGTTCAGTGAACGCTCGGTCGATACACTGCTCGACGACCGATTAGAGGAACGGTTGATTGACGGTGTGACGACGGAAGTCGTCTCGCGTCTCCCGGTTGGGGAACTGCTCGATCGGACCGTCCACTCCTATACGCGGGACGTCGAAGACCGTGTCATCGAAGAACTCGTGCCGAACGGCGTGAGGCTCGTTATCACGCGTTTCACGGATCAAATGGAGACGGTCATGGATCGCCTGAAAATCGATCAAATCGTTCAAGAGCAAGTGAGCTCGCTCGATACCTCGTACCTCGAAGAGATCGTCCTTTCGATCTCAAAACGAGAGTTCCGGGCAATAACATGGCTTGGCGCCTTATTAGGTGGTATGATTGGATTGATTCAAGGGTTGATTGCCATCGTTTGA
- a CDS encoding PucR family transcriptional regulator: MIVLTTYDRIKSIFPTVVHRSEDASGDYIWYQAHDGTVFGLPKMELSERERQLLEWSATPFVTTRDLRQEKWQDRLLTDSYRIAQPFRLLSLSLHYQEPESLEQFLEILHDFMPEAEIVVMTRHHVEIIEMNQLVDLSEFEDVLRAVASDCYVEAHVIYSERPLGVLGTLYQQHQTLRPFARLSTKAYPASQLLYHYLLEDHETFAERLQLTEAVYTTLDKTNIELLEALFAYSLNVSHTAKALFMHRNTLNYRLDRLYELTGYDARQFYDASLLQLIVTLHKSE, translated from the coding sequence GTGATTGTATTGACTACGTATGATCGTATTAAATCGATTTTCCCGACCGTTGTCCATCGGTCGGAAGATGCATCCGGAGACTACATCTGGTACCAAGCACACGATGGGACCGTGTTTGGACTACCCAAAATGGAATTGAGCGAGCGTGAACGACAGCTCCTTGAATGGTCGGCGACACCGTTTGTGACGACGCGTGATCTGCGTCAAGAGAAATGGCAAGACCGCTTGCTCACAGATTCGTATCGGATTGCCCAGCCATTTCGGTTGTTGTCGCTGTCGCTCCATTATCAAGAGCCGGAATCGCTCGAGCAATTTTTAGAGATATTGCACGATTTCATGCCTGAAGCGGAAATCGTCGTCATGACGCGACATCACGTGGAAATCATCGAGATGAATCAACTCGTCGATTTGTCCGAGTTCGAGGACGTGTTACGGGCCGTGGCGAGCGATTGCTACGTTGAGGCCCATGTCATCTATAGCGAGCGACCGCTCGGTGTGTTAGGGACACTGTACCAACAACATCAAACGCTGCGCCCGTTCGCGAGACTCTCTACTAAAGCTTACCCTGCTAGTCAACTATTATACCATTACTTGCTAGAAGACCATGAGACTTTTGCCGAACGTCTCCAATTGACCGAGGCCGTATATACGACGCTCGACAAGACGAACATCGAGCTGTTAGAGGCATTATTCGCCTACTCTTTAAACGTATCCCATACGGCTAAAGCATTGTTCATGCATCGAAATACGCTCAATTATCGGCTCGATCGGCTGTACGAACTGACGGGATACGATGCCCGCCAATTCTATGATGCGAGTTTGCTTCAACTCATTGTCACGTTGCACAAATCTGAGTAA
- a CDS encoding ABC transporter ATP-binding protein, producing the protein MAEIQLNHIDKIYEGGDSKAVSDFNLHIKDREFIVFVGPSGCGKSTTLRMIAGLEEISSGDFIIDGKRMNDVAPKDRDIAMVFQNYALYPHMSVYDNMAFGLKLRKFPKDEIDRRVQDAARILGLEEYLQRKPKALSGGQRQRVAIGRAIVRDAKVFLMDEPLSNLDAKLRVQMRKEIIQLHNRLDTTTIYVTHDQTEAMTLATRIVIMKDGIIQQVGSPKEVYENPDNIFVAGFIGSPSMNFFRGKLADGKFLVGGEEINVPEGKMKGLRDRGYVGKELVLGIRPESIHDEPIYIDSPTTHTFRTHIDVAELMGAESYLYAELGGHQFTARIDGRSNIHMGDDVTLALDMTKAHFFDTETEQVIR; encoded by the coding sequence ATGGCAGAAATTCAATTGAACCACATTGATAAAATATACGAAGGTGGCGACTCAAAGGCAGTCAGCGATTTTAACTTGCACATCAAGGACCGCGAGTTCATCGTCTTCGTCGGACCTTCAGGTTGCGGTAAATCGACGACACTCCGTATGATCGCCGGACTCGAAGAAATCTCGAGCGGGGACTTCATCATCGATGGCAAGCGCATGAACGACGTCGCACCGAAAGACCGCGACATCGCGATGGTCTTCCAAAACTATGCCCTTTACCCGCACATGAGTGTGTATGACAACATGGCGTTCGGTTTGAAACTTCGCAAGTTTCCGAAAGATGAAATCGATCGTCGCGTCCAAGATGCGGCCCGTATCCTCGGACTTGAAGAATACCTTCAACGTAAGCCGAAAGCACTCTCAGGTGGTCAGCGTCAACGTGTCGCCATCGGCCGTGCCATCGTTCGTGATGCCAAAGTGTTCTTGATGGATGAGCCGCTCTCAAACTTGGATGCCAAGCTTCGCGTTCAAATGCGTAAAGAAATCATCCAATTGCACAACCGTCTCGACACGACGACGATTTACGTTACCCATGACCAAACGGAAGCGATGACACTCGCGACTCGCATCGTTATCATGAAAGACGGAATCATCCAACAAGTCGGTTCGCCGAAAGAAGTATATGAAAACCCGGACAACATCTTCGTAGCCGGCTTCATCGGATCACCTTCAATGAACTTCTTCCGCGGTAAATTGGCTGATGGGAAGTTCCTCGTCGGTGGTGAAGAAATCAACGTCCCTGAAGGCAAAATGAAAGGTCTTCGTGACCGCGGTTACGTCGGTAAAGAGCTCGTTCTCGGAATCCGTCCAGAATCGATCCACGATGAGCCGATCTACATCGACTCACCAACGACGCACACGTTCCGCACACATATCGACGTCGCCGAGCTCATGGGCGCTGAGTCATACTTGTACGCTGAACTTGGCGGCCACCAGTTCACGGCTCGCATCGATGGACGTTCGAACATCCACATGGGTGATGACGTCACACTCGCACTCGATATGACGAAAGCTCACTTCTTCGACACGGAAACGGAACAAGTCATACGTTAA
- a CDS encoding amino acid ABC transporter permease, whose protein sequence is MSELITTVIENRSAYIEAVQLTLIASILSILLALVLGLIIAVLHSSPVKVVRLFTRTYISFFRGTPLLLQLLILYVGLTGFVQLSGMQALIFGLGLHFAAYISEAFRAAINSVDQGQVEASVALGIPRAKRFKDIIFPQALSRAIPPVSNSVIDIIKSTSLGSVIAVQELTYVSDQIAATTYLVMPLLLFSASIYWILSTLIQAGQHRLERRYAIR, encoded by the coding sequence ATGAGTGAACTGATCACGACCGTCATCGAGAACCGTTCGGCCTATATCGAAGCCGTACAATTGACGTTGATCGCCAGTATCCTGTCGATTCTCCTCGCCTTGGTGCTCGGTCTGATCATCGCTGTCTTACACAGCAGCCCTGTCAAAGTCGTTCGTTTGTTCACGCGCACGTATATCTCGTTCTTCCGGGGCACACCGCTCTTGTTGCAACTTCTCATCTTGTACGTCGGTTTGACCGGATTCGTTCAGTTGAGCGGGATGCAGGCGCTCATCTTCGGGTTAGGCCTTCACTTCGCGGCCTATATCTCGGAAGCGTTCCGGGCGGCGATCAATTCGGTCGACCAAGGACAAGTCGAGGCGAGTGTCGCCCTCGGCATCCCGCGTGCGAAGCGCTTCAAGGATATCATCTTCCCCCAGGCGCTATCGCGTGCGATCCCACCGGTGTCCAACTCGGTCATCGATATTATCAAATCGACGTCGCTCGGTTCGGTCATCGCCGTCCAAGAGTTGACGTACGTGTCGGACCAAATTGCCGCGACGACGTATCTCGTCATGCCGCTCCTCTTGTTCTCGGCATCGATCTATTGGATCTTGTCGACGCTCATCCAGGCGGGGCAGCATCGTCTCGAACGTCGGTATGCGATTCGCTGA
- a CDS encoding transporter substrate-binding domain-containing protein, which produces MKKSLTAVLAIGASFGVLAACGTETDSGSEEAVITVGTEATYPPFTYKDKGEITGYDIDVLNEAAERAGYTVEYEPMDFKGLVPALDAERIDMIANQMSITPEREEKYAFSTPYAVSGAQVIVASDNEDIQGIDDLDGKVVGSTQGSVYAKLAEEAGAEVKFYKGANQVLQDLQVGRLDAALNDRLFILTELEKTGYDVKAVGDVFNKSEAGFMTRQDSDVLEGLNEALAEMQEDGTMAEIGEKYFGEDISQ; this is translated from the coding sequence ATGAAAAAATCATTAACAGCAGTACTTGCAATCGGAGCATCGTTCGGGGTGCTCGCGGCTTGCGGGACAGAGACAGACAGCGGCTCAGAAGAAGCCGTCATCACAGTCGGGACAGAAGCGACGTACCCGCCATTCACGTACAAAGACAAAGGTGAAATCACAGGGTATGACATCGACGTATTGAACGAAGCGGCCGAGCGTGCCGGTTACACGGTCGAATACGAGCCGATGGACTTCAAAGGACTCGTTCCAGCACTCGACGCGGAACGCATCGACATGATTGCCAACCAAATGAGTATCACCCCAGAACGTGAAGAGAAATACGCGTTCTCAACTCCGTACGCGGTATCAGGTGCGCAAGTCATCGTCGCTTCGGACAACGAAGACATTCAAGGCATCGATGACCTCGACGGCAAAGTCGTCGGCTCGACACAAGGATCGGTCTACGCCAAGCTCGCTGAAGAAGCCGGTGCTGAAGTGAAGTTCTACAAAGGCGCGAACCAAGTGCTCCAAGACCTTCAAGTCGGACGTCTCGATGCGGCGCTCAACGACCGTCTCTTCATCTTGACGGAGCTAGAGAAGACAGGTTACGACGTGAAAGCGGTAGGTGACGTCTTCAACAAGAGCGAAGCCGGCTTCATGACACGCCAAGACTCGGACGTGCTCGAAGGCTTGAACGAGGCGCTCGCTGAAATGCAAGAAGACGGCACGATGGCTGAGATCGGTGAGAAGTACTTCGGTGAGGACATCAGTCAATGA
- a CDS encoding phospho-sugar mutase, with product MTWQQTYDRWKQHEALEPHLRAELEEMEQDETSLEDAFYKTLEFGTGGMRGEIGPGANRMNMYTIRKASQGFADFIAASGEEAKRHGVVIAHDSRHFSPEFALEAARTLASNGIKTYLFPSLRATPELSFAVRHLNAFGGIVITASHNPPEYNGFKVYGADGGQLPPAEADELVSYVNAIEDELKIEVQDEAPLRADGTLVTVDASVDAAYMEALQSIRIHTDVQGDPLKIVYSPLHGTGRRPVMEGLKAYGFEHVTIVEEQAEPDGSFPTVSYPNPEERAAFELAMQYGDRVGADLLMATDPDADRVGFTVRARNGEWFVLTGNQTGALLMDYILSQKVETGTLPTNGFVAKTIVTSELGAAIAKAYGVHLENTLTGFKFIGEKIKQYEESGEYTFLFGYEESYGYLIGDFCRDKDAVQACLLGAEMAAFHKQQGRTLYDALQAVYEKYGFYEESLQSMTLKGKAGLEQIGRMMEAFRANPPQEVGGYEVVRFEDYKQQVAKNLQQGETEAIELPSSNVLKFIFEDGSWFCLRPSGTEPKIKFYFSVHADSAEKTTVKREAIERDVMKQAKAID from the coding sequence ATGACATGGCAACAGACATATGACCGATGGAAACAACACGAGGCGCTCGAACCGCACTTGCGCGCCGAGCTTGAGGAAATGGAGCAAGACGAGACGTCGCTCGAGGACGCCTTTTATAAGACGCTCGAATTCGGGACGGGCGGTATGCGCGGGGAAATCGGACCAGGTGCGAACCGGATGAACATGTATACGATTCGTAAGGCATCGCAAGGATTCGCGGACTTTATCGCTGCCTCGGGCGAAGAAGCGAAACGTCACGGCGTTGTCATCGCCCACGACTCACGTCACTTCTCGCCGGAGTTCGCGCTCGAAGCGGCGCGTACGCTCGCCTCGAACGGGATTAAGACATACTTGTTCCCAAGCCTGCGGGCCACACCAGAGTTGTCGTTCGCCGTCAGACATTTAAACGCATTTGGAGGCATCGTCATCACGGCGAGCCACAACCCGCCAGAATATAACGGTTTTAAAGTATACGGTGCCGATGGCGGACAGTTGCCACCGGCCGAGGCCGATGAGCTCGTCTCGTACGTCAACGCAATCGAAGACGAATTAAAGATCGAAGTCCAAGATGAAGCCCCACTCCGCGCCGACGGCACGCTCGTCACCGTCGATGCGTCGGTCGATGCGGCTTATATGGAGGCCCTTCAATCGATTCGCATTCATACGGATGTGCAAGGAGACCCGCTTAAAATCGTCTACTCGCCACTCCACGGGACGGGACGTCGCCCGGTCATGGAAGGGTTGAAGGCGTATGGATTTGAACATGTCACCATCGTCGAGGAGCAGGCCGAGCCAGACGGGTCGTTCCCGACGGTCAGTTATCCGAACCCGGAAGAACGGGCCGCGTTTGAGCTCGCGATGCAGTACGGCGACCGCGTCGGCGCCGACTTGCTCATGGCGACGGACCCAGACGCCGACCGTGTCGGCTTCACGGTCCGTGCCCGCAACGGCGAATGGTTCGTCTTGACGGGGAACCAGACCGGGGCGCTCCTCATGGATTACATTCTGTCTCAGAAAGTCGAGACGGGGACGCTTCCGACGAACGGTTTCGTCGCGAAGACGATCGTCACGTCTGAACTTGGCGCGGCCATCGCCAAGGCGTATGGGGTTCACCTCGAGAATACGCTCACCGGCTTTAAGTTCATCGGTGAGAAGATCAAACAATATGAAGAATCTGGTGAATATACGTTCTTGTTCGGCTACGAAGAGAGCTACGGGTATTTGATTGGCGACTTCTGCCGTGACAAGGATGCCGTCCAGGCGTGCTTGCTCGGCGCTGAGATGGCAGCCTTCCATAAACAACAAGGACGCACGTTATACGATGCGCTCCAAGCTGTCTATGAGAAGTATGGCTTCTATGAAGAGTCGCTCCAATCGATGACATTGAAAGGGAAAGCCGGTCTCGAACAGATCGGTCGAATGATGGAGGCGTTCCGCGCCAATCCGCCGCAGGAAGTCGGAGGGTACGAAGTCGTCCGCTTTGAAGACTATAAGCAACAAGTCGCGAAAAACTTGCAGCAAGGCGAGACGGAAGCGATCGAGTTGCCGTCGTCGAACGTACTCAAATTCATCTTCGAGGACGGCTCATGGTTCTGCCTGCGTCCGTCTGGGACCGAACCGAAAATCAAATTCTATTTCAGTGTCCACGCCGATAGCGCGGAGAAAACGACAGTGAAACGGGAAGCGATTGAACGCGATGTCATGAAGCAAGCGAAAGCAATCGATTAA
- a CDS encoding sulfurtransferase, translated as MFPTMRAQELKHIVHTDSIRFIDCRYSLNDASYGKYVYRQGHLPNAVFLDLMEDLSGPVSEHGGRHPLPSKEAWTETLRRIGIQKDDLIIIYDDGFPYAARAWWLFKWAGHERVIVLEGGIQSGITYCGETTTDVPSYPASDYVPAFQDEMIATIEDVRAATVTGGLYDSRTADRYDGSHEPIDRKPGHIPNAVLCPYAEAVTDLGTLQDFHDLRELYANVLDVPNPIFYCGSGVTACVNILALHALGKDDVRLYPGSYSDWISYPENTVHP; from the coding sequence ATGTTTCCAACTATGCGTGCCCAAGAATTGAAACACATCGTCCATACGGACTCGATTCGCTTTATTGATTGTCGTTATTCATTAAACGACGCCTCATACGGAAAATATGTGTATCGACAGGGGCATCTCCCGAACGCCGTCTTCCTCGATTTGATGGAAGATTTATCTGGTCCCGTGTCCGAACACGGTGGGCGCCATCCACTGCCGTCAAAAGAAGCATGGACCGAGACGCTTCGCCGAATCGGGATTCAAAAAGATGACTTGATCATCATTTACGATGACGGATTCCCTTATGCCGCCCGTGCTTGGTGGTTATTCAAATGGGCCGGCCATGAGCGTGTCATCGTGCTCGAGGGCGGGATTCAGTCCGGAATCACTTACTGCGGCGAGACGACGACGGACGTTCCGTCCTACCCCGCCTCAGATTACGTCCCAGCGTTCCAAGACGAGATGATTGCGACGATCGAAGACGTCCGTGCCGCCACGGTCACGGGCGGGCTCTATGATTCACGGACGGCCGACCGGTACGACGGCAGCCATGAACCGATTGATCGCAAACCGGGCCATATCCCGAACGCCGTCCTTTGTCCGTATGCCGAAGCCGTCACCGACCTCGGCACACTTCAAGATTTTCATGATTTGAGAGAGCTGTACGCCAACGTCCTCGACGTCCCCAACCCCATCTTCTATTGCGGGAGCGGAGTCACCGCCTGCGTGAACATTTTGGCGTTACACGCCCTCGGTAAAGATGACGTCCGGCTGTACCCAGGGTCTTACTCTGATTGGATCAGTTATCCAGAAAACACGGTCCACCCGTAA